In Candidatus Reconcilbacillus cellulovorans, a single genomic region encodes these proteins:
- a CDS encoding helicase produces the protein MDGAQGLRSYPWRLSYRTSSMSSDGRPADILHDFYLPALRLSVRYDRVAGYFSSSSLAAASQGFSAFVGRQGRMRLITGADLDPEDVRAILAGDAQRLASCLNRVLEQPESWPENVRNGVTLLAWMVARGYLEVRVAFRLHRITGEPLPLDSVEDGYVHEKWLVMADEFGNRLYGSGSLNESRTALTLNAENIDIHCDWWSETDRRRVEDAVRNFEALWTGQVPHMLVLPLPEAVRLRLIRLAEHLEQLTEIDGTVVPLPIEVTPSALELLRFAVIRDGPKLPGGRFVGIETAPVEPWPHQRVVARRLVKTWPYSYLLCDEVGLGKTIEAGLAFRSLYLSGMAKRILIAAPAGLTQQWLRQMGSKMLMSFGCVNTSPRLMHEYVFPKEERRPAEAMFTPDLTIVSTGLMTERRRSEFEQAEPFDIVLVDEAHTARRRNPSAGIHAHAEYVQLYTLLQEVLRGKTRSLWLATATPMQLDPVEVCDLLALTHRVGAFQFDPTLVMEYYNLIRKIINNEEMSENDWMLLHRVVTGIKTQDPVLWDFVTKYVVTPAIRAPLRQWLDYKRIPRGRDRQLMSRFFFSVSPLSRVMMRHTRKLLEIYREKGQLSQNLAERCVLQMPDIRMTPAEERIYQLLDEYCRGWSEQLRHNNKFHRSSVLFWLSFLRLRFSSSLYAFQQTIRNRLHKVEATLQQQSSSKRTEYTSNDANPEDIVYNTEEEQDAAAVEMVLQGRTLEDLQWERRALARILDAIGDSLDDSGKMLELLARLNERRIGSTGRIRQTVIFTRFYDTLVDIVSRLQRVDPTMRIGTYSGKGARWFDPEQNQMKDVDREEVKERFLRGDIDVLVCTDAAAEGLNLQTADLLINFDLGWNPMKIEQRIGRIDRIGQKHSRILVLNLCYRNSAEQIVYGRLLERLEKARLIVGTQQLSLLPVLPEEFLQLEEGQLSQEELERRVTERLKKQQEHLHMMEISASDLFDIYKRLSENEHERAPVDSTAIWEAFSESEYLLNHLGCQIRHLGDRPVIELKGIPGVPDGVVLTVSPALYEEGLGERRVHFATYGDPYFDAVLNYMKKFGLPSCIRRISVTIGDQNRLEMVAYVVACLDDQNRSDLRMICKWDDLRNMRLDEGRSISEEELVPFYQRLVGIARDEFDPILAAERLEKANVRAAYLQQWMIALIAEELLEEKWKDKSESFGAVLRKLEGLEEKDRLLVTGLPGDLLRVYSNDLVFEADLPFIGEKVSLTIPAYMIKSTIGFIRQIGDMVKNKEGRENVSYHRLHAAIKRRIEDVKRRMSM, from the coding sequence ATGGACGGGGCTCAGGGTCTGCGTTCGTATCCGTGGCGTTTAAGTTACCGGACATCCTCAATGTCGTCCGACGGTCGTCCGGCCGACATCTTGCACGATTTCTACCTTCCGGCGCTTCGCCTGTCGGTCCGGTACGACCGAGTGGCGGGTTATTTCAGCTCGTCTTCCTTGGCGGCGGCTTCACAGGGTTTCTCCGCTTTCGTCGGCCGGCAAGGGCGGATGCGATTGATCACCGGCGCAGATCTGGATCCCGAAGATGTGCGGGCGATCCTGGCCGGCGATGCGCAGCGCCTGGCTTCCTGCCTGAACCGGGTGCTCGAACAGCCGGAATCGTGGCCGGAAAACGTCCGCAACGGCGTCACTTTGCTCGCCTGGATGGTCGCCCGCGGGTATCTGGAAGTGCGGGTCGCTTTTCGCTTACATCGGATAACCGGCGAGCCGCTGCCGCTTGACTCCGTGGAAGACGGCTACGTTCATGAAAAATGGCTCGTCATGGCCGATGAATTCGGCAATCGACTATACGGTTCCGGTTCCCTGAACGAATCACGGACGGCGCTCACTCTCAACGCCGAAAACATCGACATTCATTGCGACTGGTGGAGCGAAACCGATCGGCGGCGTGTGGAGGATGCCGTTCGCAATTTCGAAGCGCTGTGGACCGGGCAAGTCCCACATATGCTCGTCTTACCGTTGCCGGAAGCCGTTCGTCTGAGACTGATCAGGCTGGCCGAACACCTCGAACAACTGACCGAAATCGACGGCACGGTCGTACCGCTGCCGATCGAGGTGACTCCGTCTGCGCTTGAGCTGCTCCGTTTTGCCGTCATCCGCGACGGTCCGAAATTGCCAGGAGGCCGTTTTGTCGGCATCGAAACCGCGCCGGTCGAACCGTGGCCGCACCAACGCGTGGTAGCCCGCCGGCTGGTGAAAACGTGGCCCTATTCCTATCTGCTGTGCGACGAGGTCGGGCTCGGCAAAACGATCGAGGCGGGACTTGCGTTTCGCTCGCTTTATTTGTCGGGAATGGCCAAACGGATTCTGATCGCCGCACCTGCCGGTTTGACCCAGCAATGGCTGCGCCAGATGGGATCGAAAATGCTCATGTCGTTCGGTTGTGTCAACACTTCTCCGCGACTTATGCACGAATACGTCTTTCCAAAGGAAGAACGGCGGCCGGCCGAGGCGATGTTCACGCCCGACCTGACGATCGTCTCGACGGGATTGATGACGGAGAGGCGGAGATCGGAATTCGAACAAGCCGAGCCGTTCGACATCGTCCTGGTCGACGAAGCGCACACGGCTAGACGTCGAAATCCGAGCGCGGGCATTCACGCCCATGCGGAATATGTTCAACTTTACACATTGCTGCAAGAAGTGTTGCGCGGCAAAACCCGCAGTCTATGGCTGGCGACGGCTACCCCGATGCAACTCGATCCCGTCGAAGTCTGCGACCTGTTGGCGCTCACGCATCGGGTCGGGGCTTTCCAGTTTGATCCTACATTGGTTATGGAATATTACAACCTTATAAGAAAAATAATAAACAATGAAGAGATGAGTGAAAATGATTGGATGCTACTCCATCGAGTGGTTACAGGAATCAAAACGCAAGACCCGGTGCTTTGGGATTTTGTAACAAAATATGTAGTAACACCTGCGATTCGCGCACCTCTTCGGCAATGGTTGGACTACAAGCGAATTCCCAGAGGTAGAGACCGCCAGCTCATGAGCCGATTCTTCTTCAGCGTTTCGCCGCTGTCACGCGTCATGATGCGTCACACGAGAAAGCTGCTTGAAATTTATCGGGAAAAGGGACAACTGTCGCAGAACCTTGCGGAGCGCTGTGTGCTGCAGATGCCGGATATTCGCATGACGCCGGCGGAAGAACGCATTTACCAACTCTTGGATGAATACTGCCGAGGATGGAGTGAACAACTCCGACATAACAATAAATTTCATAGAAGTTCAGTATTGTTTTGGCTTAGCTTCCTTCGGCTCCGTTTTTCGTCCAGCTTGTATGCGTTTCAGCAAACCATCCGAAATCGTCTTCACAAAGTCGAAGCGACGTTGCAGCAGCAGTCGAGTTCAAAGCGTACCGAATACACTTCCAACGATGCAAACCCGGAAGATATCGTATACAATACCGAAGAAGAACAAGATGCTGCTGCCGTGGAAATGGTGCTGCAAGGTAGAACCCTGGAAGATTTGCAGTGGGAGAGACGAGCTTTAGCGCGTATCCTCGATGCGATCGGCGATTCTCTCGACGATTCGGGAAAAATGTTAGAGCTGTTGGCCAGGCTGAACGAGCGGCGAATCGGCTCGACGGGACGAATTCGTCAGACCGTCATTTTCACGCGGTTTTACGATACATTGGTCGATATTGTCTCGCGTCTTCAACGCGTCGATCCGACGATGCGCATCGGCACCTATTCCGGAAAAGGCGCTCGGTGGTTCGATCCCGAGCAGAATCAGATGAAGGATGTCGATCGAGAAGAGGTCAAGGAACGGTTTTTACGCGGGGACATCGACGTGCTCGTTTGTACGGACGCGGCGGCGGAAGGTCTGAACCTGCAAACCGCCGATTTGCTTATCAATTTCGACCTTGGCTGGAACCCGATGAAGATCGAGCAACGCATCGGGCGCATCGACCGTATCGGACAGAAGCATTCCCGCATTTTGGTGTTGAATTTGTGCTATCGCAACAGCGCCGAGCAGATCGTTTACGGACGGCTGCTGGAGCGGCTTGAGAAAGCAAGGCTGATCGTCGGAACCCAGCAGCTTTCGCTTCTTCCTGTTTTGCCGGAAGAGTTTTTGCAGCTCGAGGAAGGACAATTAAGCCAGGAAGAACTGGAACGTCGGGTAACCGAACGGCTTAAGAAGCAGCAAGAGCATCTCCACATGATGGAGATTTCGGCCTCGGACTTGTTCGATATTTACAAGCGTCTCAGTGAAAATGAGCATGAACGAGCCCCAGTGGACTCGACAGCGATTTGGGAAGCTTTTTCAGAATCTGAATATTTGCTGAATCATCTCGGTTGTCAAATTCGGCACTTGGGCGATCGGCCCGTCATCGAACTGAAAGGGATTCCCGGTGTGCCGGACGGCGTCGTCCTTACGGTTTCGCCCGCTTTGTATGAAGAAGGTTTAGGCGAAAGACGTGTTCATTTTGCCACTTACGGTGATCCTTATTTCGACGCTGTTTTGAATTATATGAAAAAATTTGGGTTGCCGTCTTGCATCCGCAGAATTTCCGTTACGATCGGCGACCAGAATCGTCTGGAAATGGTCGCTTACGTCGTCGCTTGTTTGGACGATCAGAACCGTTCGGATTTACGGATGATCTGCAAATGGGATGACTTACGAAACATGCGGCTTGATGAAGGGAGATCGATCTCGGAAGAAGAACTTGTCCCCTTTTACCAGAGACTGGTCGGAATCGCCCGTGATGAATTCGATCCGATCTTGGCGGCGGAGCGGCTGGAGAAAGCCAATGTCCGTGCCGCTTATCTCCAACAGTGGATGATCGCCTTGATTGCAGAAGAGTTGCTGGAAGAGAAATGGAAAGATAAGAGCGAATCGTTCGGAGCGGTGCTCAGGAAGCTCGAAGGGCTTGAAGAGAAAGATCGGTTGCTCGTGACCGGTTTGCCGGGGGACCTTTTGCGGGTTTATTCGAACGATCTCGTGTTTGAAGCGGACCTACCGTTCATCGGCGAGAAAGTCTCTTTGACCATTCCTGCCTACATGATCAAATCGACGATCGGATTTATCCGGCAGATCGGGGATATGGTCAAAAACAAGGAAGGAAGAGAAAATGTGTCCTATCACCGACTTCATGCTGCTATCAAACGCCGGATTGAAGACGTGAAGAGGCGGATGAGTATGTGA
- a CDS encoding AAA family ATPase: protein MLSILETCRPRSDLLAGMFNPEVFTASLGPVLRYYRGDSKAGISVYNDADFFFREATFPTDGLCQTLRRVFARLQGDIGASSLIRLETAFGGGKTHTLIACAHLAFRGKELKEAVEGILDVGLLPNPGEVAVVGVMGDEIPVRKTKGHEIIPYTLWGEIAYQIGGEALYREIEEDATSFAAPGMPYFDKVFGDRKVLIMLDELAQYAARLEAARPNQGASQLAAFLMTLSNYARSRPGIAIVLTLASVQNAFSRQTKMLTKVISDVLGEAVSEDEAIGIGERGFREVTDVVSRGATAVTPVQAGELSSVLAKRLFESIDRNAAEATADAYMEMYRKVSSWLPDEAISDAFRDRMIATYPFHPTLIDFLNRKLAAAEQFQGTRGVLRVLALAVRSLWQKKQPVPMIHVCHLDMREQEVVDEILSRTQSGDLMFVLNTDVGSTGTKKLEAGRSNAELADQENPHPEGYPYHELTWKTVFLNSLVGREEGLNSRIFGVTEAEALFQVSFPGLSPAQVRAALEKITEKAYYLKFEQGRFFASEEPTINSVLSRIRRLLRVEEVNKFIDDRAAKAVVTSGGIFQIYRDVSRPEDLPDNVGKPVLGVVRPTAGTINVQEMITTCGGHRPRLQQNLIFLLVPESVTVEGLEDGEQVAFELPRYGLEAQTTLQRVEDIARQVLAMNRLFAEPQHYGINSRVLNDPELRRRHSEREQSLNHTIVQLYSRVYYSSAADGRIRSKEVRSASAEGGTALVDSIREKLVEDGEMIPAGKVAQATLQQLKDLFFSSIQDTVMVSKLRENFCCLRRWPVLERPDVLDQIVRAGVENGEWCLFRMSDDGERLEEFYHQQTGVPFQVRPVDPGYGLVTVQGARQRGWLVDQKSADPVRLGQEIVGLVAEKGRLSVGDVTGEIRRKYTDVAETDVQDILVNLLRERKICAARPGGESADPRLIQDVEAQMYTPREDDLILSADQARVLGWGPPNAQKPWEWKGSDVQRLLSLLRRIGSLYSRGGKTHVRAMDLLALQVKGGGRLTVRLENASPSTMKMLGEWFEVLHGLVESDPDTEAMLELEDYDEHCPFVQELKRIKPE, encoded by the coding sequence TTGTTGTCAATACTTGAAACTTGTCGACCTCGGTCGGATCTGCTGGCCGGAATGTTCAATCCCGAAGTATTTACGGCTTCACTCGGCCCTGTGCTTCGCTATTACCGAGGGGATTCGAAGGCCGGTATCAGCGTTTACAACGATGCGGACTTTTTCTTCCGTGAAGCGACTTTTCCGACGGATGGACTGTGCCAGACGTTACGCAGAGTATTCGCTCGGCTTCAGGGAGATATAGGCGCTTCGTCGCTGATTCGGCTGGAAACGGCGTTCGGCGGTGGAAAGACGCATACATTGATTGCCTGTGCGCATCTGGCTTTTCGCGGAAAAGAATTAAAGGAAGCCGTTGAAGGCATTCTCGACGTCGGTCTGCTTCCAAATCCCGGTGAAGTCGCGGTCGTCGGGGTCATGGGCGACGAAATACCGGTTCGCAAAACGAAGGGTCACGAAATCATCCCTTATACGCTCTGGGGTGAGATCGCGTATCAAATCGGCGGCGAAGCGCTGTATCGGGAGATCGAGGAAGACGCCACGTCGTTCGCCGCACCGGGAATGCCTTATTTTGATAAGGTGTTCGGCGACCGCAAAGTGTTAATCATGCTGGACGAGCTTGCACAATATGCAGCAAGACTGGAAGCGGCTCGGCCGAATCAAGGAGCATCTCAGTTAGCGGCATTTTTGATGACGCTCAGCAATTATGCCCGCAGCCGCCCCGGTATTGCAATTGTTTTAACGCTGGCTAGCGTGCAGAACGCTTTCTCCAGGCAAACGAAAATGCTGACCAAAGTCATCAGCGATGTGCTTGGAGAGGCGGTCAGTGAAGACGAAGCGATCGGCATCGGCGAGCGGGGATTTCGTGAAGTGACAGACGTTGTTTCGCGCGGCGCCACTGCCGTGACACCGGTGCAGGCCGGGGAGCTTTCTTCAGTTTTGGCGAAACGTCTGTTTGAGTCGATCGACCGCAATGCGGCGGAGGCGACGGCAGACGCTTATATGGAGATGTACCGGAAAGTGTCGAGCTGGTTGCCGGATGAGGCGATCAGCGATGCATTCCGGGACCGGATGATCGCGACCTATCCGTTCCATCCTACCTTGATCGATTTTCTGAACAGAAAGCTGGCGGCAGCCGAACAGTTCCAGGGGACGCGCGGCGTTTTGCGCGTGCTGGCGTTGGCGGTCCGGTCGCTGTGGCAGAAAAAGCAGCCTGTTCCGATGATTCATGTTTGCCATCTGGACATGCGCGAACAGGAAGTCGTCGATGAAATCTTGAGCCGAACGCAAAGCGGTGACTTGATGTTCGTGCTGAATACCGATGTCGGCAGCACGGGGACGAAGAAGCTGGAAGCCGGTCGCAGCAATGCGGAATTGGCCGACCAGGAGAACCCGCATCCCGAAGGATATCCTTACCATGAATTGACGTGGAAGACGGTCTTTCTGAACAGCTTAGTCGGGCGGGAGGAAGGCCTCAATTCGCGAATTTTCGGTGTGACGGAGGCCGAGGCGTTGTTTCAGGTCAGTTTTCCGGGGCTGTCTCCGGCGCAAGTACGGGCGGCTCTAGAGAAGATTACAGAAAAAGCATATTATTTGAAATTCGAACAAGGCCGGTTTTTCGCCAGCGAAGAGCCGACGATCAACAGCGTATTGTCCCGTATTCGCCGATTGCTGCGCGTGGAGGAAGTCAATAAGTTCATCGACGACCGGGCGGCGAAAGCGGTTGTGACGTCCGGGGGCATTTTTCAAATCTATCGTGATGTATCGAGGCCCGAGGATTTACCGGATAACGTAGGGAAGCCGGTTCTTGGGGTTGTGAGACCGACGGCCGGGACCATTAACGTTCAGGAGATGATCACGACCTGTGGAGGACATCGTCCGCGTCTGCAACAAAATTTAATTTTTTTGCTGGTGCCGGAGTCGGTGACGGTCGAAGGGCTCGAAGATGGTGAACAAGTCGCTTTCGAGTTGCCGAGGTATGGACTTGAGGCCCAAACCACGTTGCAACGGGTCGAGGATATCGCCCGCCAAGTGTTGGCGATGAATCGGTTGTTCGCCGAGCCGCAGCATTACGGCATCAACTCCCGTGTGCTGAACGATCCTGAGCTGCGCAGGCGTCATTCGGAGCGCGAACAGTCGCTCAATCACACCATCGTCCAGCTCTATTCCCGGGTTTATTATTCGTCGGCGGCCGACGGACGGATTCGTTCGAAAGAAGTGCGTTCGGCTTCTGCGGAAGGCGGAACGGCTTTAGTCGATAGCATCCGGGAAAAGTTGGTCGAAGACGGCGAGATGATTCCGGCGGGAAAAGTCGCGCAGGCGACGCTGCAGCAATTGAAAGATCTGTTTTTCAGCAGTATTCAAGATACCGTGATGGTTTCGAAGCTGCGGGAAAATTTCTGCTGCTTGCGGCGATGGCCGGTGTTGGAGCGTCCCGATGTGTTGGATCAGATCGTGCGGGCCGGCGTGGAAAACGGCGAATGGTGCCTATTCCGCATGAGCGACGACGGAGAGCGTCTGGAAGAATTTTACCATCAGCAGACGGGCGTTCCGTTTCAAGTTCGTCCGGTCGATCCCGGGTACGGGCTGGTGACCGTTCAGGGAGCTCGGCAACGCGGCTGGTTAGTCGACCAAAAATCGGCCGATCCTGTGCGTCTTGGCCAGGAGATCGTCGGCTTGGTTGCGGAAAAAGGCCGTCTGAGCGTCGGCGACGTGACGGGGGAAATCCGGCGAAAATACACCGACGTCGCGGAAACGGACGTCCAAGACATTCTCGTAAACCTTCTGCGGGAGCGAAAAATTTGCGCTGCGCGTCCGGGAGGCGAAAGCGCGGACCCGCGGCTGATTCAAGATGTTGAAGCTCAGATGTATACGCCGCGAGAAGATGATCTGATCTTGTCGGCCGACCAGGCGAGGGTGCTCGGCTGGGGACCTCCAAATGCGCAAAAGCCTTGGGAATGGAAAGGCAGCGATGTCCAACGTTTGCTTTCCCTTCTGCGTCGTATCGGTTCGCTTTATTCGCGCGGCGGCAAAACTCACGTGCGAGCGATGGATTTGTTGGCATTGCAGGTGAAAGGCGGCGGTCGGCTGACGGTCCGGCTTGAAAACGCGTCGCCGTCGACGATGAAGATGCTGGGGGAATGGTTCGAAGTGTTGCACGGCCTGGTCGAAAGCGACCCCGACACGGAGGCCATGCTGGAACTGGAAGACTATGACGAACATTGTCCGTTCGTTCAGGAACTGAAGCGAATCAAACCGGAATGA